In Aureibacillus halotolerans, a single genomic region encodes these proteins:
- the zapA gene encoding cell division protein ZapA, with amino-acid sequence MSGKQKNKTTITIYGQPFTIVGSENTSHIRDVAESVDDTMRDLDLKHPYLGMNRLAILAAVNVTNDYAKLQKAYEQLKQDYDLLQTYIRKEEKLKDA; translated from the coding sequence TTGTCTGGAAAGCAGAAAAATAAAACGACTATTACCATATACGGGCAACCGTTTACGATTGTCGGCTCTGAAAATACATCCCACATTCGTGATGTAGCTGAGAGCGTTGATGATACGATGCGTGATTTAGACTTAAAACATCCATATCTTGGCATGAATCGCCTGGCGATTTTAGCAGCCGTAAACGTCACCAATGACTATGCAAAACTTCAAAAAGCCTATGAACAGTTGAAACAAGACTATGATTTATTACAGACTTACATAAGGAAAGAGGAAAAATTAAAGGATGCTTAA